One window from the genome of Cricetulus griseus strain 17A/GY chromosome 2, alternate assembly CriGri-PICRH-1.0, whole genome shotgun sequence encodes:
- the LOC103164308 gene encoding protocadherin alpha-8-like isoform X3 has protein sequence MVFSWRGGPDSRRLLLSLWLFTIWEAGSGQLHYSVPEEAKHGTFVGRIAQDLGLELAELVPRLFRVASKDRGDLLEVNLQNGILFVNSRIDREALCGRSEECSIHLEVIVDRPLQVFHVEVEVRDINDNPPVFSVKEQKLYISESRMLDSRFLLEGASDADIGANSIVTYRLDSNDYFTLIVNSKNEENKQVELVLRKSLDREDAPEHKLLLTATDGGKPELTGSVQLLVTVLDVNDNAPTFQQSEYEVRILENSDNGTTVIRLNASDRDEGTNSAISYSFNRLVPSMVLEQFSIDTDTGEIIIQGNLDFEQVNVYKIRVDATDKGHPPMAGHCTVLVKVLDENDNVPQVTLTSLSLPVREDAALGTVIALISVSDLDSGANGQVTCSLTPHVPFKLVSTFKNYYSLVLDSALDRETTADYKVVVTARDGGSPSLWATASVSVEVADVNDNAPAFAQPEYTVFVKENNPPGAHIFTVSATDADVQENALVSYSLVERRVGERLLSSFVSVHAESGKVFALQPLDHEELELLQLQVSARDAGVPALGSNVTLQVFVLDENDNAPTLLLSGTEGLGSMATDLIPKSVSAGQVVAKVRAVDSDSGYNAWLSYELQPSVGPRSPFRVGLYTGEISTTRALDELDAPRQRLLVLVKDHGEPALTATATVLVSLVESNQVPKASSQASGRSSVPEVSLVDVNVYLIIAICAVSSLLVLTLLLYTALRCSATPTDGACAPGKPVLVCSSAVGSWSYSQQRRQRVCSGEGPPKADLMAFSPSLPPRPGSEVIGEVQDLNVDHGFQVSPFILRNI, from the coding sequence AGGGAGCGGCCAGCTCCATTACTCCGTCCCCGAGGAGGCCAAACACGGCACCTTTGTGGGCCGCATCGCTCAGgacctggggctggagctggCGGAGCTGGTGCCCCGCCTGTTCAGGGTGGCGTCCAAGGACCGCGGGGACCTTCTGGAGGTAAATCTGCAGAATGGCATTTTGTTTGTGAATTCTCGGATCGACCGGGAGGCTCTGTGTGGGCGGAGCGAGGAGTGTAGCATCCACCTGGAGGTGATCGTGGACCGGCCTCTGCAGGTTTTCCACGTGGAGGTGGAGGTCAGGGACATTAACGACAACCCGCCAGTGTTCTCGGTGAAAGAACAAAAGCTGTATATTTCAGAATCCAGAATGTTAGACTCTAGGTTTCTGCTAGAGGGCGCATCTGATGCAGATATTGGTGCTAATTCAATTGTAACCTACAGACTTGATTCTAATGATTACTTCACACTAATTGTGAATTCAAAGAACGAAGAAAATAAACAGGTTGAGCTAGTATTAAGAAAGTCCTTGGACAGAGAGGATGCTCCTGAGCATAAGCTACTGCTGACAGCCACGGATGGAGGCAAACCTGAGCTCACAGGCTCTGTTCAGCTGCTAGTCACTGTGCTGGATGTGAACGACAACGCCCCTACTTTCCAGCAGTCTGAGTATGAAGTGAGAATATTGGAAAACTCAGACAACGGAACGACGGTTATTAGACTGAATGCTTCTGACAGGGACGAAGGGACGAATTCAGCAATTTCTTACTCCTTTAATAGGCTGGTCCCATCCATGGTTCTCGAGCAGTTTAGCATAGACACAGATACAGGAGAAATCATAATTCAAGGGAACTTGGACTTTGAGCAAGTCAATGTCTACAAAATCCGCGTTGACGCGACGGACAAAGGACACCCTCCGATGGCGGGTCATTGCACTGTTCTAGTGAAGGTATTGGATGAAAACGACAATGTGCCTCAGGTCACATTGACTTCCTTATCCCTGCCTGTTCGAGAGGATGCTGCACTGGGTACTGTCATTGCTCTAATCAGCGTTTCGGACTTGGACTCTGGAGCCAACGGGCAGGTGACCTGCTCCCTGACACCACATGTCCCTTTCAAGCTGGTGTCCACCTTCAAGAATTACTATTCGCTTGTGCTAGACAGTGCCCTAGACCGAGAGACCACAGCTGACTATAAGGTGGTGGTGACCGCCCGTGACGGGGGCTCGCCCTCTCTGTGGGCCACAGCCAGCGTGTCCGTGGAGGTGGCTGATGTGAACGACAACGCGCCCGCGTTCGCGCAGCCCGAATACACGGTGTTCGTGAAGGAGAACAACCCTCCTGGCGCGCACATCTTCACGGTGTCGGCCACAGACGCCGACGTGCAGGAGAACGCGCTGGTGTCCTACTCTCTGGTGGAGCGGAGGGTGGGCGAGCGCTTGCTGTCGAGCTTCGTGTCTGTGCACGCAGAGAGCGGCAAGGTGTTCGCGCTGCAGCCTCTGGACCATGAGGAGCTGGAGCTGCTGCAGTTGCAGGTGAGCGCGCGGGATGCTGGTGTGCCTGCCCTGGGCAGCAATGTGACTCTGCAGGTGTTTGTGCTGGATGAGAACGACAATGCTCCCACCTTGCTTTTGTCTGGTACAGAAGGCTTGGGTAGTATGGCAACTGACCTGATACCTAAGTCTGTGAGCGCGGGCCAGGTGGTTGCAAAAGTGCGGGCGGTGGACTCAGACTCTGGCTACAATGCGTGGTTGTCCTATGAGCTGCAGCCCTCAGTGGGCCCTCGCAGCCCATTCCGTGTTGGATTGTACACGGGTGAGATCAGTACTACACGTGCCCTGGATGAGTTGGATGCACCCAGACAGCGCCTGTTGGTATTGGTGAAAGACCATGGTGAGCCAGCTCTGACTGCCACAGCTACAGTTCTAGTGTCACTGGTTGAGAGTAATCAAGTGCCAAAGGCCTCTTCTCAGGCTTCAGGACGCTCTTCAGTCCCAGAGGTGTCACTAGTGGATGTCAACGTGTATCTGATCATCGCCATTTGTGCGGTGTCCAGCCTGTTGGTGCTCACTTTGCTGCTGTACACAGCGCTGCGCTGCTCGGCGACGCCCACCGATGGAGCCTGTGCTCCTGGGAAGCCTGTGCTGGTGTGCTCCAGCGCGGTGGGGAGCTGGTCTTACTCGcagcagaggagacagagagtgtgCTCTGGAGAGGGTCCGCCCAAGGCCGACCTCATGGCCTTCAGTCCCAGTCTTCCACCGCGTCCAGGATCAGAGGTCATTGGGGAAGTGCAAGATTTAAATGTTGATCATGGCTTTCAAGTAAGTCCATTTATACTTCGGAATATTTAA